A single region of the Zootoca vivipara chromosome 2, rZooViv1.1, whole genome shotgun sequence genome encodes:
- the LSMEM2 gene encoding leucine-rich single-pass membrane protein 2 isoform X1 — protein sequence MSSDTGEDTMVKDAASSDRELIENGMADINLHAVESISDLHYASSGRESARVSEGGSPSQPNSPWTPHSTSSKHFTFPNEEDTSFLPVQNLHLLPAFTCCPCFSPTCCPTSFFALLGVLVVASLGLATLAVYLSVLQRESLRVLAQWLESQEEAIREMRAVSLQLWRQLNASDSGFQT from the exons ATGTCCAGTGACACTGGAGAAG ACACCATGGTGAAGGATGCTGCTTCCTCCGATAGGGAACTCATTGAAAATGGCATGGCAGATATAAACTTGCATGCGGTGGAGTCCATCAGTGACTTGCATTATGCATCCAGCGGACGTGAGAGTGCCAGGGTCTCAGAAG GGGGCAGCCCATCTCAGCCCAACAGCCCATGGACTCCTCACAGCACATCCTCCAAACACTTCACTTTCCCAAACGAAGAGGACACGTCCTTTCTACCAGTCCAGAATCTCCATCTCCTCCCTGCGTTCACCTGCTGCCCTTGCTTCAGTCCGACATGTTGCCCCACAAGCTTCTTTGCTCTCCTTGGGGTGCTCGTAGTGGCCAGCCTCGGCCTAGCCACACTGGCTGTGTACCTGAGTG TCTTGCAGCGAGAGTCCCTCCGTGTCCTTGCTCAGTGGCTGGAGTCCCAGGAGGAGGCCATTCGAGAAATGAGAGCTGTGAGCTTACAGCTATGGAGGCAGCTAAATGCCAGCGATTCAGGATTTCAAACCTGA
- the LSMEM2 gene encoding leucine-rich single-pass membrane protein 2 isoform X2, with protein MSSDTGEDTMVKDAASSDRELIENGMADINLHAVESISDLHYASSGRESARVSEGGSPSQPNSPWTPHSTSSKHFTFPNEEDTSFLPVQNLHLLPAFTCCPCFSPTCCPTSFFALLGVLVVASLGLATLAVYLSDLHNSAGVGECVVRKGTAHLLSCRTHNRTPLIISANIYAACNS; from the exons ATGTCCAGTGACACTGGAGAAG ACACCATGGTGAAGGATGCTGCTTCCTCCGATAGGGAACTCATTGAAAATGGCATGGCAGATATAAACTTGCATGCGGTGGAGTCCATCAGTGACTTGCATTATGCATCCAGCGGACGTGAGAGTGCCAGGGTCTCAGAAG GGGGCAGCCCATCTCAGCCCAACAGCCCATGGACTCCTCACAGCACATCCTCCAAACACTTCACTTTCCCAAACGAAGAGGACACGTCCTTTCTACCAGTCCAGAATCTCCATCTCCTCCCTGCGTTCACCTGCTGCCCTTGCTTCAGTCCGACATGTTGCCCCACAAGCTTCTTTGCTCTCCTTGGGGTGCTCGTAGTGGCCAGCCTCGGCCTAGCCACACTGGCTGTGTACCTGAGTG ATCTGCACAACTCAGCTGGAGTTGGAGAATGCGTGGTAAGGAAAGGCACGGCACATCTCCTGAGCTGCAGGACGCACAACAGGACGCCCCTGATTATTTCTGCAAATATCTATGCAGCTTGCAACTCTTGA
- the HYAL3 gene encoding hyaluronidase-3, with protein sequence MILDRTISVHIIFLLGVIQCLRGYNWEQATASSVFQQEPFVVVWNLPTAKCREHFGITLPLEAYGIVENKDNAFRGQNITIFYKNKFGLYPYISPDGKWHNGGVPQNVDLKKHLETVSRDILEILKPDFQGLAVVDWEEWRPLWRRNWGAKNVYRAASKKLARNRRPDEPLTEQSYVAEIEFEQAARAFMERTLEMGKSLRPQGFWGFYGFPDCFNYNWENEENYTGHCNPTEVQWNDHLMWLWKVSSALYPSIYLPPKLPTSYHQRYVHDRLKEAFRVAQFGVKQPLPVIAYSRVSYRHSSRYLTEADLVYTIGESAALGAAGVVLWGDLSYSQSPESCRSLKHYITTTLGPYIVNVTTAARMCSRELCHGRGRCVRRDPSEQEAFLHLDPQQWEEESSLADFPDQDMSAWEQFQCHCYPQWTGASCEKPLWLEPFQGPECSRAEQYYNILHAGTLPQMGKRLLTVSKRTVSLQCDTIAAPPSKE encoded by the exons ATGATCCTGGACAGAACCATTTCAGTCCACATCATCTTCCTCCTTGGGGTCATCCAGTGCCTGAGAGGGTATAACTGGGAGCAGGCAACGGCCAGCTCTGTTTTCCAGCAGGAGCCATTTGTGGTGGTGTGGAACTTGCCCACAGCCAAGTGTCGAGAGCATTTTGGGATCACCCTGCCTCTGGAAGCCTATGGCATTGTGGAGAACAAGGACAATGCTTTTCGTGGCCAGAACATAACCATTTTTTACAAGAACAAGTTTGGGCTCTATCCCTACATCTCCCCAGATGGCAAATGGCACAATGGAGGGGTACCTCAGAACGTCGATCTGAAGAAGCACCTGGAGACGGTCTCGAGAGATATTTTGGAAATCCTGAAGCCTGATTTCCAGGGACTGGCCGTGGTGGACTGGGAGGAGTGGCGGCCTCTCTGGAGGCGGAACTGGGGTGCCAAGAACGTCTATAGGGCGGCCTCTAAAAAACTGGCACGGAACAGAAGGCCTGATGAACCCCTCACGGAGCAATCCTATGTTGCGGAGATAGAGTTTGAACAGGCAGCTCGGGCCTTCATGGAGAGAACTCTAGAAATGGGGAAGTCTCTGAGGCCACAGGGATTCTGGGGCTTCTATGGGTTCCCTGACTGCTTCAATTACAACTGGGAGAACGAAGAGAACTACACTGGTCATTGCAACCCCACAGAGGTCCAGTGGAATGATCATCTCATGTGGCTCTGGAAGGTTTCATCTGCCCTCTATCCCAGTATCTACCTCCCACCAAAGCTCCCAACATCTTACCACCAGCGTTATGTTCATGACCGCCTCAAAGAAGCATTTCGCGTGGCACAGTTTGGTGTGAAGCAGCCTCTCCCTGTGATTGCATATTCCAGAGTCTCCTACAGACATTCTTCACGGTACCTGACTGAG GCTGACCTGGTGTATACAATTGGAGAGAGTGCAGCACTTGGGGCTGCTGGGGTTGTGCTCTGGGGTGACCTCTCCTATTCCCAGTCACCG GAGAGCTGCAGGAGCCTCAAGCATTACATCACCACGACGCTGGGCCCATACATCGTCAATGTAACCACAGCAGCGCGCATGTGCAGCCGTGAGCTGTGCCACGGGCGTGGACGTTGCGTGAGACGGGACCCCAGCGAACAGGAAGCCTTCCTCCACCTGGACCCGCAGCAGTGGGAAGAGGAGTCCTCATTGGCAGATTTTCCAGATCAAGACATGTCCGCATGGGAACAATTTCAGTGTCACTGCTATCCTCAGTGGACTGGTGCCTCGTGTGAGAAGCCGCTGTGGCTGGAGCCCTTCCAAGGACCGGAGTGTAGTCGAGCTGAACAGTATTACAATATACTTCATGCAGG GACCTTGccacagatggggaaaagactACTTACTGTAAGCAAAAGGACAGTTAGCCTGCAGTGTGATACAATAGCAGCACCTCCATCAAAAGAGTAG
- the IFRD2 gene encoding interferon-related developmental regulator 2 produces the protein MPRSRRGDGARRGGRGAHRIAKMESQASDDDAASEVLSHYSSASETTSVTEEVTGGEAVDDQAQQEEVEDKLKECIDNVMDKSAKTRQVALESLRLAFSSKTLFDFLLERRLTVTDSLEKCLKKGKGEEQSLAATVLTLLCLQMGSGPEGEEVFRSLKPLLTTILTDSSASPVARQSCATALGMCCYIAAADMEDLVSCLACLEGIFGSSCSEDASLVPSHHSPVLQTLHCNALQSWSLLLTICPSTQIKKILDNHLPKLPLMLSSDNVNLRIVAGETIALLFELARDMEEDFFYEDTDLLCTKLKALATDSNKYRAKTDRRKQRSIFRDVLHFIENGEFHEETIKFGLECMYVDSWARRRTYNAFKEALGSGVRHHLQNNELLREIFELGPPLVLDAAAIKASKISRFEKHLYNSAAFKARTKARSRVRDKRADVL, from the exons ATGCCCCGCTCACGCCGGGGCGACGGAGCCCGCCGGGGCGGCCGAG GAGCTCACCGGATTGCAAAGATGGAGTCTCAGGCCAGTGATGACGACGCAGCTAGTGAAGTGCTGAGTCACTACAGCAGCGCCAGTGAGACGACCAGTGTGACTGAAGAAGTGACAG GAGGTGAAGCAGTGGATGACCAGGCACAGCAAGAAGAGGTGGAAGATAAACTGAAGGAGTGCATTGACAATGTGATGGACAAGAG TGCCAAGACACGGCAAGTTGCTCTAGAGAGCCTGCGGCTGGCCTTCTCCTCCAAGACGCTCTTTGACTTCCTGTTGGAACGCAGGCTCACCGTCACAGACTCCTTAGAGAAGTGCCTGAAGAAAG gTAAAGGGGAGGAGCAGTCCCTTGCTGCTACTGTCCTTACACTACTGTGCCTTCAGATGGGCTCGGGCCCCGAGGGGGAGGAGGTGTTCCGCAGCCTGAAGCCCCTCCTCACCACCATCCTCACAGACTCCTCGGCCAGCCCAGTTGCTCGGCAAAGT TGTGCCACTGCTCTTGGGATGTGCTGCTACATCGCTGCTGCAGACATGGAG GACTTGGTTTCCTGTCTTGCCTGCCTAGAAGGGATATTTGGCAGTTCCTGCAGCGAGGATGCCAGCTTGGTGCCCTCTCATCACAGTCCCGTGCTCCAGACCTTGCATTGCAATGCACTCCAGTCATGGTCTCTGCTCCTCACCATCTGCCCAAGCACCCAGATCAAGAAGATCCTGGACAA TCACTTACCCAAGTTGCCTCTGATGCTGTCCAGTGATAACGTCAACCTTCGGATTGTGGCAGGTGAAACAATTGCACTGCTCTTTGAACTGGCTCGAGACATGGAG GAGGATTTCTTTTATGAAGACACTGACCTGCTCTGCACAAAACTGAAAGCCCTGGCCACAGACAGCAACAAGTACAGAGCCAAGACCGACCGGCGCAAGCAGCGCTCCATCTTCCGCGATGTGCTGCATTTCATTGAG AATGGGGAGTTCCACGAGGAGACTATCAAGTTTGGACTGGAGTGTATGTATGTGGACAGCTGGGCAAGGAGGAGAACATACAATGCCTTCAAAGAGGCTCTTGGCTCTGGGGTCAGGCACCACCTTCAG AACAACGAGCTCCTGCGTGAGATATTTGAACTGGGCCCCCCGCTAGTGCTGGATGCTGCGGCTATTAAAGCCAGCAAGATATCACGCTTTGAGAAG CACCTGTACAACTCGGCTGCTTTCAAGGCCCGGACGAAAGCAAGGAGCCGTGTTCGAGATAAGCGAGCCGATGTCCTTTGA